A region from the Sulfurimonas sp. genome encodes:
- a CDS encoding FAD-dependent thymidylate synthase: protein MEIVEEYGIKYSKPEVVLLQDTGIGVAESAARTCYDSFSNSENDVIKDIENSMPTSEMCNDINSIEESKLLDDLAWTYFHHSILEHANLSFLVRGTSRGVLQEHARHRIQAISVRSTRYTMSSVINAYVAARGNKEFFIKKVLGFDMFVTCDRDYNRLEIGAMFDKLAYQQSVVDNFYEISVAKSSLSLLDEIKDSSELYDALEEGKKKRNVGDAFKHIISDNVKVDMVVTFNLRSLKNYFTLRDSGAAFFQIRWLAEEMKKATPKKYLDLIVKSK from the coding sequence ATGGAAATAGTAGAAGAATACGGCATAAAATATTCAAAACCTGAGGTTGTTTTACTTCAAGACACGGGTATCGGTGTAGCTGAGAGTGCAGCTAGGACTTGTTATGATTCATTCTCAAACTCTGAGAACGATGTTATAAAAGATATAGAAAACTCTATGCCTACATCAGAAATGTGTAACGATATCAACTCTATAGAAGAATCTAAACTTTTAGATGATCTTGCCTGGACATATTTCCACCACTCTATACTAGAACATGCCAATCTTTCTTTTTTAGTTCGAGGTACAAGCCGTGGGGTACTGCAAGAACATGCACGCCACCGTATACAGGCAATAAGTGTTAGAAGTACGCGTTATACTATGAGTTCGGTTATAAATGCTTATGTAGCTGCACGCGGAAATAAAGAGTTTTTTATAAAAAAAGTTCTAGGTTTTGATATGTTTGTTACATGTGACAGAGATTATAACCGTTTAGAGATTGGTGCAATGTTTGACAAGTTAGCATATCAGCAGAGTGTAGTTGATAATTTTTATGAGATTTCTGTTGCAAAGAGTTCGTTATCTTTATTGGATGAGATAAAAGATTCGTCAGAACTTTATGATGCACTTGAAGAGGGAAAGAAAAAACGTAACGTAGGCGATGCTTTTAAACACATAATCAGCGATAATGTAAAAGTTGATATGGTTGTAACATTTAATCTTAGAAGTCTAAAAAATTATTTTACGCTTCGTGACAGTGGAGCTGCATTTTTTCAAATTCGTTGGCTTGCAGAAGAGATGAAAAAAGCTACACCGAAAAAATATTTAGATTTAATAGTAAAGAGTAAATAA
- a CDS encoding protein-L-isoaspartate(D-aspartate) O-methyltransferase: protein MDRITATKTRRLADECDKIFKLSEQVKEAIAKTNREIFVPSGFTHSAYKLDALPLGSAQWISSPLTVAKMSEYLEAKGADRVLEVGCGSGYQAAVLSHMFRGVFTVERIESLATQAKQKFKDLSIHNVHVRTDDGQNGWIQYAPYDRILFSATAKEIPLKLFDQLSDGGIIVAPMQKDNKQVITRFRKVGDNIMSEELEECDFVPVLNGVQK from the coding sequence TTGGATAGAATAACGGCGACAAAGACAAGACGTCTAGCAGATGAATGTGACAAAATTTTTAAACTAAGTGAACAAGTAAAAGAGGCTATAGCAAAAACAAACAGAGAGATATTTGTTCCAAGCGGATTTACACATAGTGCATATAAACTAGATGCACTTCCCCTAGGATCAGCGCAGTGGATCAGCTCTCCTTTGACTGTTGCAAAAATGAGTGAGTACTTAGAAGCAAAAGGTGCCGATAGAGTTTTAGAAGTTGGTTGTGGAAGCGGTTATCAGGCTGCTGTACTTTCACATATGTTTCGCGGCGTATTTACTGTAGAGCGCATAGAGTCTCTAGCTACTCAGGCAAAGCAAAAATTTAAAGATCTATCTATTCACAATGTTCATGTACGCACAGACGATGGGCAAAACGGATGGATTCAATATGCACCGTACGATAGAATACTTTTCTCAGCTACAGCAAAAGAGATACCTCTAAAACTTTTCGATCAACTAAGTGATGGCGGAATTATAGTAGCGCCAATGCAAAAAGATAACAAACAGGTTATAACCCGTTTTAGAAAAGTCGGTGACAATATTATGAGCGAAGAACTTGAAGAGTGTGATTTTGTACCCGTACTTAACGGAGTCCAAAAGTAG
- a CDS encoding carbon-nitrogen hydrolase family protein translates to MENIIKNLCSLSFVTTSDYEKNLQTLLDLVKQTQTDSIILAPEVCLTGFDYENLEEACEFAATAKEAIKNISKNKTVVVTIIEKKNSNIYNIANVFKDGEIVHTQAKSKLFKLGDEHKYMAPGSEDDIKIFEIDGIKIGILICFELRFKALWQKLEGADIIMVPAWWGKLRSGNFKTLTSALAVINQCYVIASDSENKDCSGHIGITTPFGEVLKKGNNHCLSAEYNPKEIKKMRKYLDVGIG, encoded by the coding sequence ATGGAGAATATCATTAAAAACTTATGCTCACTCTCTTTTGTAACCACAAGCGATTATGAAAAAAATCTACAAACCTTACTCGATCTTGTAAAACAAACACAAACAGACTCAATTATTTTAGCTCCTGAAGTTTGTCTAACTGGTTTTGATTATGAGAACCTTGAAGAGGCATGTGAATTTGCAGCTACTGCCAAAGAGGCAATAAAAAATATATCTAAGAACAAAACAGTCGTAGTAACTATTATAGAGAAGAAAAACTCTAATATATATAATATTGCTAATGTTTTTAAAGATGGTGAGATAGTCCATACTCAGGCAAAAAGCAAACTTTTCAAACTTGGAGATGAGCATAAATACATGGCACCAGGCAGTGAAGATGATATAAAAATCTTTGAGATAGATGGCATTAAGATCGGAATACTTATTTGTTTCGAACTTCGTTTTAAAGCACTTTGGCAAAAGCTCGAGGGTGCAGATATCATAATGGTACCTGCATGGTGGGGAAAACTACGAAGTGGGAATTTTAAAACACTAACAAGCGCACTTGCAGTTATAAATCAGTGTTATGTTATTGCGAGTGATTCAGAAAATAAAGATTGCTCTGGACATATTGGTATTACAACACCTTTTGGAGAAGTATTGAAAAAAGGGAATAACCATTGCTTAAGTGCAGAATATAATCCTAAAGAGATTAAGAAAATGAGAAAATATTTGGATGTAGGTATTGGATAG
- a CDS encoding thioredoxin family protein: protein MKKLLLLIMICAGLFGANVDEYAKSEGFERDYKTALNKAKATNKPLMMVLGADYCPWCRKFERKTLSSQEVKSYLDKNIVTLVVDKKFDIETFPKEFQTSMTPRVFFIDPKTGKDFFQTAGYIKKKEFMKNLAEVKTLYKGK, encoded by the coding sequence ATGAAAAAGTTACTTTTATTAATAATGATATGTGCAGGTTTATTTGGTGCAAATGTAGATGAATATGCCAAGAGTGAGGGGTTTGAACGTGATTATAAAACGGCTTTAAATAAGGCTAAAGCTACAAATAAACCTCTTATGATGGTTTTGGGAGCTGATTATTGCCCATGGTGCCGTAAGTTTGAGCGTAAGACTCTAAGTTCACAAGAGGTGAAGAGTTATCTAGACAAAAACATCGTTACTTTAGTAGTAGATAAAAAGTTTGATATTGAGACTTTCCCAAAGGAGTTTCAGACGTCTATGACTCCTAGAGTGTTTTTTATAGATCCAAAAACGGGAAAAGATTTTTTCCAAACAGCAGGTTATATTAAAAAGAAAGAGTTTATGAAAAACCTTGCAGAAGTTAAAACACTATATAAAGGTAAATAG